One segment of Anatilimnocola aggregata DNA contains the following:
- a CDS encoding bifunctional DNA primase/polymerase: MADLLAVAEQYRDWALCAIPADRNRKMPIGSWKPFQTTMPAKGFWKRVADAVCVVTGKVSGNLEVIDFDFKAELFPAWMRLLHQAKQELFDRLVIEQSQSGGRHVFYRCPGAVIEGNQDLAQRRFTRESGDAFTYQGKTLTPVKRRGQWIADATLIETRGEGGIILTAPSPGYVLVQGSFESIPLVTPEERDALLGVARALHEIRVEKKPPASSKPANGKRHADRPGDDFNSRCDFLGYLESKGWEFITSDGENKLLRRPGKTGFNWSASLLGKSLYVFSTNAGLPANESFSPFGVYTYLEHDGDFEKAAAELGRQGFGAPAKPARKFDQNEHNPRNDEYTEAQLVPEVDLTGIMGKSDSGSHLQRDDLNTAEIPAGETSTVTIVAPPRPERRQSTIDDESYSIPGFIDSLIDYTLDTAPYPSRPLAWAGAVALLSTLIARKIKGPTGLLTNVMTLGLASSGSGKDHPRRISQRILHHVGMEDRLQGRIASGQGLEDLLFAQPAQLCQIDEFDSTLVSINKPGDPIGAELGARLMDLYSASQGSYCGRVKVRQGEARAIVRHPHVSLFATCVPGNFFANLTPKLLSNGLIARMIIVESGERGQGQSVRTRALPQNIVDAAEFWRDFNPGGGNLADVMYAKPLEIDYTAEADNVFEAARRKIDAKWDACHRAQNDAGCSIWARVIEQAHKLSLIYACSEDRRNLQVGEEAAIWATNFAERQAKWLLDRVAEQVGEETKFEVAAKRILDRIRLRGGRTHRSDALKGSRVLAKEFDALLHTLEQRGQVKRELLEGCEWLQLI; this comes from the coding sequence ATGGCAGATCTGTTGGCCGTCGCAGAACAATATCGCGATTGGGCGCTATGCGCCATTCCGGCAGATCGTAATCGCAAGATGCCAATCGGCTCATGGAAGCCCTTTCAAACAACGATGCCCGCGAAAGGGTTCTGGAAACGCGTCGCTGATGCCGTGTGTGTCGTTACCGGTAAGGTGAGCGGTAACCTGGAAGTCATCGACTTCGATTTCAAAGCAGAGTTATTCCCGGCTTGGATGCGACTGCTACATCAAGCGAAGCAGGAGCTATTCGATCGGCTTGTGATCGAGCAAAGCCAAAGCGGCGGCCGGCATGTGTTCTATCGTTGCCCTGGAGCGGTCATTGAGGGCAACCAGGATTTGGCGCAGCGACGATTCACCCGGGAGAGCGGCGACGCGTTCACCTACCAGGGAAAGACGCTGACTCCAGTTAAGCGTCGCGGGCAGTGGATTGCCGATGCGACGTTGATCGAGACACGGGGCGAGGGTGGCATCATTCTCACTGCTCCATCTCCGGGATATGTCCTCGTCCAGGGTTCGTTCGAATCCATCCCCCTCGTGACACCTGAAGAGCGCGACGCCTTACTTGGGGTTGCACGGGCGCTTCATGAGATTCGCGTGGAGAAGAAGCCGCCAGCCTCGAGCAAGCCAGCGAATGGCAAGCGGCACGCAGATCGCCCCGGCGACGATTTCAACTCGCGGTGCGACTTCCTCGGGTATCTAGAATCGAAGGGTTGGGAGTTCATCACCAGCGATGGCGAGAACAAGCTGTTGCGGCGTCCAGGTAAGACGGGGTTCAACTGGTCCGCATCACTGCTCGGAAAGTCGCTGTACGTTTTCAGCACGAACGCGGGACTGCCAGCGAATGAGAGCTTCAGCCCCTTCGGAGTTTACACTTACCTTGAGCATGACGGCGACTTCGAGAAAGCAGCGGCAGAATTGGGTCGTCAGGGATTTGGTGCGCCGGCGAAGCCAGCTCGCAAGTTTGACCAGAACGAGCACAACCCCCGCAACGATGAATACACCGAAGCGCAACTAGTGCCCGAAGTCGACCTGACTGGCATCATGGGCAAATCCGACAGCGGATCACATCTTCAACGCGATGACTTGAACACCGCTGAAATTCCTGCCGGCGAAACCAGCACGGTAACTATCGTCGCGCCGCCACGGCCAGAACGACGGCAATCAACCATCGACGACGAAAGCTACTCAATTCCTGGCTTCATCGATTCACTGATTGATTACACGCTCGACACAGCGCCGTATCCCAGTCGACCCCTGGCATGGGCCGGCGCTGTCGCGTTGCTATCGACATTAATTGCTCGCAAGATCAAAGGACCTACCGGGCTGCTAACCAATGTCATGACGCTAGGGCTCGCCAGTTCCGGTAGCGGCAAAGACCATCCGCGCCGTATCAGTCAACGCATACTCCACCACGTGGGCATGGAGGATCGTTTGCAAGGACGCATCGCCAGCGGTCAAGGTCTTGAGGACCTGCTCTTCGCCCAGCCTGCGCAACTGTGTCAGATCGACGAATTCGACAGCACTTTGGTTAGCATCAACAAGCCAGGCGATCCGATTGGGGCTGAACTCGGCGCGCGGCTGATGGACCTCTATTCCGCATCGCAAGGTAGCTACTGCGGACGCGTGAAAGTTCGGCAGGGGGAAGCCCGAGCAATTGTTCGTCATCCACACGTATCACTATTTGCAACGTGTGTGCCAGGGAACTTCTTCGCAAACTTGACACCAAAGCTGTTGAGCAACGGCCTGATTGCTCGCATGATCATTGTCGAGAGCGGGGAACGTGGACAAGGGCAATCAGTTCGGACCCGAGCATTGCCGCAAAACATCGTTGACGCCGCGGAGTTCTGGAGAGACTTCAATCCCGGTGGCGGCAACCTGGCCGATGTAATGTACGCCAAACCACTGGAAATCGATTACACGGCGGAGGCAGACAACGTATTCGAAGCTGCCCGCCGCAAGATCGACGCGAAATGGGACGCCTGCCATCGTGCTCAGAACGACGCTGGCTGCTCCATCTGGGCCCGCGTGATCGAACAGGCCCACAAGCTCAGCCTGATCTATGCGTGCTCTGAGGATCGCCGCAACTTACAGGTGGGCGAAGAGGCGGCCATTTGGGCCACCAACTTTGCCGAACGACAAGCGAAATGGTTGCTTGATCGTGTTGCTGAGCAAGTCGGCGAGGAAACGAAGTTCGAGGTCGCGGCCAAGCGGATCCTCGACCGTATTCGGCTGCGTGGCGGCAGAACACACCGCTCGGACGCACTCAAAGGTTCACGAGTGCTGGCCAAGGAATTCGACGCCTTGTTGCACACGCTCGAGCAGCGGGGTCAAGTCAAACGCGAATTGCTGGAGGGATGCGAATGGCTGCAACTCATATAA
- a CDS encoding helix-turn-helix domain-containing protein, which produces MARALEKPAETVEGRLCPIRDVARYLSLSRSKIYAMMDAGELPYVKLGKSRRVNWTDVLKLIADNTIGRAQS; this is translated from the coding sequence ATGGCCCGAGCATTGGAGAAGCCCGCGGAAACAGTGGAAGGACGGCTCTGTCCCATTCGGGATGTAGCGCGCTACTTGAGTCTCAGCCGTTCAAAGATCTACGCAATGATGGACGCTGGTGAGCTGCCTTACGTCAAGCTTGGCAAGAGCCGCCGCGTGAATTGGACGGACGTGCTGAAGCTCATCGCGGACAACACGATTGGACGAGCTCAGTCCTAG